A region from the Marinobacter sp. SS13-12 genome encodes:
- a CDS encoding CheR family methyltransferase, with the protein MAETRNHLSPADGIWSLRRLPDMDEAQFSQWQTLLEHRTGITLSSGRKSFLETNLGIRMREIGCSSYQAYYEQIVSGPDAIMEWSTLVDRLTVQETRFFRDPDAFRLVSDYVLTRPREALKKRPLEAWSVGCSTGEEPYTLAMLLNECMEGLSLQPLFGVTGSDISKPAIDKAQSGLFSARKLMGMDEAMKARYFRPAERNNVEIVKSIRERVCFTRLNVLDLKHAPMHGMNIIFCQNLLIYFRRWRRREIVKRLAERLAPGGLLVLGQGELTDWQPPGLQRVPSEHVLAWIKRQTDEE; encoded by the coding sequence ATGGCTGAAACACGCAACCATCTGTCACCTGCCGACGGCATCTGGTCACTGCGCCGACTCCCCGATATGGATGAGGCGCAGTTCAGCCAGTGGCAGACACTGCTTGAGCACCGTACCGGCATTACCCTGTCATCTGGCCGCAAGTCGTTTCTCGAAACCAACCTCGGGATCCGCATGCGGGAGATCGGATGCAGCAGCTACCAGGCCTACTACGAACAGATCGTATCCGGCCCGGATGCCATTATGGAGTGGTCCACCCTGGTGGACCGGCTGACGGTACAGGAAACCCGGTTTTTCCGGGATCCGGATGCTTTCAGGCTGGTGTCTGACTATGTGCTTACCCGGCCCCGTGAAGCGCTGAAAAAGCGCCCCCTGGAGGCCTGGAGTGTGGGTTGCTCCACTGGCGAAGAGCCCTACACGCTGGCGATGCTGCTGAACGAGTGTATGGAAGGCTTGTCGCTACAGCCACTGTTCGGAGTTACCGGCTCCGACATCAGCAAGCCCGCCATCGACAAGGCCCAGTCCGGCCTGTTCAGTGCGCGCAAGCTGATGGGCATGGACGAAGCCATGAAGGCCAGGTACTTCCGGCCGGCAGAGCGGAACAACGTCGAAATTGTAAAAAGCATCCGGGAGCGGGTGTGTTTCACAAGGCTGAATGTGCTGGACCTGAAACACGCTCCCATGCACGGAATGAACATTATCTTCTGCCAGAATCTGCTGATTTATTTCCGGCGCTGGCGCCGGCGGGAAATCGTAAAACGGCTTGCAGAGCGGCTGGCGCCCGGGGGGTTGCTGGTCCTGGGCCAGGGAGAACTGACCGACTGGCAGCCCCCTGGCTTACAGAGGGTACCCTCGGAACATGTGCTGGCGTGGATCAAACGCCAGACTGACGAAGAATAA
- a CDS encoding methyl-accepting chemotaxis protein encodes MKNRAGRLSMGQGGNKLVAGLIAALIALTVLLVAVLFIINKDSQNDQAYIAHASELRVLSQEIAKNATEAAGGTASAFDALRRSRDEFERLWGYVVDGNPETGLPPSQLAQESGVQETWQEVRNNADSILSTRDAVLGLHEVARTLNETIPQLQVEYDDIVQILLDNNAPAEQIALAQRQSLLAERIVRSVNNVLSGDEDAVIAADRFGRDASLFGRVLDGQVNGNPAMGISQVNDEDAIYGLEAVGELFEFVSQNVDAILEASPDLFKVRTAASDIFQNSQVLLDELSVLATKFTGQAGSRFISPTLAFIILAAMVGIVVMIGVVLYREAQERLATTQEQNEQNQNAILRLLDELADLADGDLTTEATVTEDFTGAIADSINYAIDQMRGLVQAIRGTAVRVASAAQETQATAMHLADASEHQAQEIAGASAAVNEMAVSIDQVSSNAAESSAVAERSVAIAKKGAEVVQNTIRGMDNIREQIQETSKRIKRLGESSQEIGDIVSLINDIADQTNILSLNAAIQASMAGDAGRGFAVVADEVQRLAERSSAATKQIEALVKTIQSDTNEAVISMEHTTAEVVRGARLAQDAGIALEEIENVSMSLAELIQNISNAARQQSSSAAHISNTMNVIQEITSQTSSGTNATAKSIGNLAEMASELRSSVAGFTLPEEESVDQEEEEDSDVPVVS; translated from the coding sequence ATGAAAAATAGAGCCGGAAGACTCAGTATGGGACAGGGAGGCAACAAGCTTGTTGCCGGCCTGATCGCCGCACTGATCGCATTGACCGTCCTGCTCGTTGCAGTGCTGTTCATTATCAACAAGGACAGCCAAAACGACCAGGCCTACATCGCCCACGCTTCGGAGCTGCGGGTACTGTCACAGGAAATCGCAAAGAACGCGACGGAAGCAGCGGGCGGTACCGCCTCAGCCTTCGACGCTCTGCGACGTTCCCGTGACGAATTCGAGCGCCTGTGGGGTTATGTGGTTGATGGCAACCCGGAAACCGGCCTGCCCCCGAGCCAGCTTGCCCAGGAAAGCGGCGTGCAGGAAACCTGGCAGGAAGTACGGAACAACGCTGACAGCATCCTGTCCACCCGGGACGCGGTACTCGGCCTTCACGAAGTGGCCCGGACCCTGAACGAAACCATCCCGCAGCTCCAGGTGGAGTACGACGACATCGTTCAGATCCTGCTGGATAACAACGCCCCTGCCGAACAGATCGCCCTGGCCCAGCGCCAGTCGCTGCTGGCAGAGCGGATTGTTCGCTCAGTCAACAACGTTCTGTCCGGTGATGAAGACGCGGTTATCGCCGCCGACCGTTTCGGTCGTGACGCCAGCCTGTTCGGCCGCGTTCTTGACGGTCAGGTAAACGGCAACCCGGCCATGGGCATCTCCCAGGTTAACGACGAAGATGCCATCTACGGCCTCGAAGCCGTCGGTGAGCTGTTTGAATTCGTATCCCAGAACGTAGACGCCATCCTTGAAGCCTCTCCCGACCTCTTCAAGGTGCGTACTGCGGCCAGCGACATCTTCCAGAACTCTCAGGTTCTGCTGGACGAGCTGTCGGTTCTTGCCACGAAGTTTACCGGCCAGGCCGGCTCCCGCTTCATCAGCCCGACTCTCGCCTTTATCATTCTGGCTGCCATGGTTGGTATCGTGGTGATGATCGGTGTGGTTCTCTACCGCGAAGCTCAGGAGCGTCTGGCGACGACCCAGGAGCAGAACGAGCAGAACCAGAACGCGATCCTGCGACTGCTGGACGAACTGGCTGACCTGGCCGATGGTGACCTGACAACCGAGGCCACGGTAACCGAGGACTTCACCGGTGCCATCGCCGACTCCATCAACTACGCGATCGACCAGATGCGCGGCCTGGTACAGGCCATTCGTGGTACGGCGGTACGGGTAGCGTCAGCCGCCCAGGAAACCCAGGCCACAGCCATGCACCTGGCGGATGCGTCCGAACACCAGGCCCAGGAAATTGCCGGCGCCTCTGCAGCGGTCAACGAGATGGCGGTGTCCATCGACCAGGTATCTTCGAACGCTGCAGAATCCTCCGCGGTTGCGGAGCGGTCGGTTGCGATCGCGAAGAAAGGCGCGGAAGTGGTACAGAACACCATCCGCGGCATGGACAACATCCGTGAGCAGATCCAGGAAACCTCCAAACGGATCAAGCGCCTGGGTGAGTCTTCCCAGGAAATCGGTGACATCGTATCGCTGATCAACGACATCGCCGACCAGACCAACATCCTGTCCCTGAACGCAGCCATCCAGGCCTCCATGGCCGGTGACGCGGGCCGGGGCTTCGCGGTGGTTGCGGACGAGGTTCAGCGCCTTGCGGAACGTTCCTCTGCGGCGACCAAGCAGATTGAAGCGCTGGTCAAGACGATCCAGTCGGACACCAACGAAGCGGTTATCTCCATGGAGCACACCACCGCCGAGGTGGTCCGTGGTGCCCGTCTGGCCCAGGATGCGGGTATCGCCCTCGAGGAAATCGAGAACGTATCCATGAGTCTGGCGGAACTGATCCAGAACATCTCCAACGCAGCGCGTCAGCAGTCTTCTTCTGCGGCTCACATTTCCAACACCATGAACGTCATCCAGGAAATCACCTCGCAGACCTCCTCCGGTACCAACGCGACTGCGAAGTCCATCGGTAACCTGGCAGAAATGGCGTCTGAGCTGCGGTCCTCGGTTGCGGGCTTCACACTGCCCGAAGAGGAGTCAGTCGACCAGGAAGAAGAGGAAGACAGCGACGTTCCGGTGGTGAGCTGA
- a CDS encoding chemotaxis protein CheW encodes MSAQAAPFAVLTDIARRSRTMAAGLPEQQQAVELWNGIGFVLAGERYVAPMGEVTEILHVPRYTHIPGVHQFMLGAANVRGRLLPLVDLAGFFEIPRSSRSQRERRVLVVEQGDVFSGLVVDSVSGMQYFAVDSFVASPQDVPANVQPFVNGGYERNEEVWKVFSAAELLGDERFLDVAQW; translated from the coding sequence ATGTCCGCACAGGCCGCCCCCTTTGCCGTTCTGACGGATATCGCCCGACGCAGTCGCACCATGGCTGCCGGTCTGCCGGAACAACAGCAAGCCGTCGAGCTCTGGAACGGGATCGGCTTTGTTCTGGCGGGCGAGCGCTACGTTGCGCCCATGGGTGAAGTCACTGAAATCCTCCATGTCCCCCGCTATACCCATATACCGGGGGTTCATCAGTTTATGTTGGGTGCCGCCAACGTGCGGGGCCGCCTCCTGCCACTGGTCGACCTTGCCGGCTTTTTTGAAATCCCCCGCTCTTCCCGCAGCCAGCGTGAGCGCCGGGTGCTGGTTGTGGAGCAGGGCGACGTATTCAGTGGCCTGGTAGTCGACAGTGTCTCGGGCATGCAGTATTTCGCAGTGGACAGCTTCGTGGCATCGCCACAGGATGTGCCTGCAAACGTTCAGCCGTTTGTAAATGGCGGTTACGAGCGTAACGAGGAAGTCTGGAAAGTGTTTTCCGCCGCCGAGCTGCTCGGGGACGAACGCTTCCTGGATGTAGCGCAATGGTAA
- the pilH gene encoding twitching motility response regulator PilH — MARILIVDDSPTEVKKISTILEKHKHEVLTADNGADGVAKARAETPDLVLMDVVMPGLNGFQATRQLTRAPETASIPVVIVTTKDQETDRVWGTRQGAKGYLVKPVNEDDLIKTINSLIA; from the coding sequence ATGGCCCGCATTCTGATTGTTGATGATTCCCCGACCGAGGTTAAGAAAATCTCGACCATTCTGGAAAAGCACAAGCACGAAGTGCTGACGGCCGACAATGGCGCCGACGGCGTTGCCAAGGCCCGCGCAGAAACTCCGGACCTGGTTCTGATGGACGTGGTAATGCCCGGCCTGAACGGCTTCCAGGCCACCCGCCAGCTGACCCGCGCCCCGGAAACCGCGTCCATCCCGGTGGTTATCGTGACCACCAAGGATCAGGAAACGGACCGGGTATGGGGTACTCGTCAGGGTGCCAAGGGCTACCTTGTAAAACCCGTCAACGAAGACGACCTGATCAAAACAATCAACAGCCTGATTGCCTGA
- the pilG gene encoding twitching motility response regulator PilG, producing the protein MDDNFENLKIMVIDDSKTIRRTAETLLKKVGCEVITATDGFDALAKIADSQPNIIFVDIMMPRLDGYQTCALIKNNSSFKKTPVIMLSSKDGLFDKAKGRIVGSDQYLTKPFSKDELLNTIRQYVPQAEQ; encoded by the coding sequence ATGGATGACAACTTCGAGAATCTGAAGATTATGGTGATCGACGACAGCAAGACCATTCGTCGCACCGCTGAGACCCTTCTGAAGAAGGTCGGTTGCGAAGTCATTACGGCAACAGACGGCTTTGACGCTCTGGCGAAAATTGCCGATTCCCAGCCCAACATCATTTTTGTAGATATCATGATGCCCCGGCTGGACGGCTATCAGACCTGCGCACTCATCAAGAACAATTCCTCTTTCAAAAAGACGCCGGTTATCATGCTCTCCAGCAAAGACGGACTGTTCGACAAGGCCAAAGGCCGAATTGTCGGATCAGACCAGTATCTGACCAAACCGTTCAGCAAGGACGAGCTTCTTAACACTATTCGCCAGTACGTTCCCCAAGCGGAACAGTAA
- the gshB gene encoding glutathione synthase — protein MTVRLGIVMDPIEKIHFKKDSSLAMLLAAQKRGWQIEYMELPDLYLKGGQARARTRDLTVHMNPDDWFSFGGSQERALGDLDVILMRQDPPVDREFLMATFILEIAEQQGALVVNPASTLRDCNEKLFAAQFEDCTPPLIVTRSAKRLKDFYAEHGDVIMKPVDGMGGRSIFRVKENDDNLGVIIETLTNHGAHQAMAQKYIPEIKQGDKRILLIDGEPVPYALARIPSHGENRGNLAAGGRGEGRELTARDREICDRVAPVIKEKGLIFVGIDVIGDYLTEINVTSPTCIRELDAAFGIDISSQLMDAIERRLK, from the coding sequence ATGACAGTCCGACTCGGAATTGTGATGGACCCCATCGAGAAGATCCATTTCAAGAAAGACAGCTCACTGGCGATGCTGCTGGCCGCCCAGAAGCGGGGCTGGCAAATTGAGTACATGGAGCTGCCGGACCTTTACCTGAAGGGTGGGCAGGCCAGAGCACGAACCCGTGACCTGACGGTGCACATGAACCCGGACGACTGGTTCAGCTTCGGTGGCTCCCAGGAGAGGGCGCTGGGTGATCTGGACGTTATCCTGATGCGCCAGGACCCGCCGGTGGACCGCGAGTTCCTGATGGCGACCTTCATACTGGAGATTGCCGAGCAACAGGGCGCCCTGGTGGTCAATCCCGCATCGACGCTTCGTGACTGTAACGAAAAGTTGTTCGCAGCCCAGTTTGAAGACTGCACCCCACCGCTGATCGTGACCCGCTCTGCCAAGCGGCTGAAGGATTTCTACGCCGAGCATGGTGATGTCATCATGAAGCCGGTGGATGGCATGGGCGGGCGTTCGATCTTCCGCGTCAAGGAAAACGACGACAACCTCGGGGTGATCATCGAAACCCTGACCAACCATGGTGCCCACCAGGCCATGGCACAGAAATACATTCCCGAGATCAAACAGGGCGACAAGCGCATTCTGCTGATTGATGGCGAGCCGGTTCCCTACGCACTTGCGCGTATCCCCTCCCACGGGGAAAATCGCGGTAACCTGGCGGCGGGTGGCCGGGGCGAAGGCCGCGAACTGACTGCCCGGGACCGGGAAATCTGTGATCGTGTGGCGCCGGTGATCAAGGAAAAAGGGCTCATTTTTGTCGGTATCGACGTGATCGGTGACTACCTGACCGAGATCAACGTCACCAGTCCCACCTGCATCCGGGAACTTGACGCCGCATTCGGAATCGATATCTCCAGCCAGTTGATGGATGCCATAGAGCGGCGTCTGAAATAA
- a CDS encoding energy transducer TonB codes for MAVQVSDFDRFSFTLFMALALHAIVVLGITFAPESPRSSAQTMEITLSQFDDETDPEEADFLAQTSQKGSGTEEEAVEMTSPQPTDISQQKIAEVQPEPPSKVEPVSQQEQPVVQTEASSERQVSKPDTSEPASEEPLPVKEKKSLMERSLEIASLEARFDQQRQAYAKKPRVMRVTAASTLKSTNAWYVQNWVSKVTRVGNINYPKQARQAGIYGNLRMLVSLKKDGTIKELAILESSGSTVLDDAAIRIVRMAAPFAPFPEDMRENVDELEIIRTWVFERRGLTSG; via the coding sequence ATGGCAGTACAGGTCAGCGACTTCGATCGGTTTTCTTTTACGCTTTTCATGGCGCTGGCGCTCCATGCCATTGTGGTGCTGGGCATTACCTTTGCGCCGGAATCGCCTCGTTCCTCGGCCCAGACCATGGAAATCACCCTGTCGCAGTTTGATGACGAGACCGATCCCGAGGAAGCCGATTTCCTCGCCCAGACCAGCCAGAAAGGCAGCGGTACCGAGGAAGAGGCGGTGGAGATGACCTCGCCGCAGCCCACGGACATCAGCCAGCAGAAGATTGCCGAGGTTCAGCCGGAACCGCCCTCGAAGGTTGAACCGGTGAGCCAGCAGGAACAACCTGTGGTGCAGACCGAGGCAAGTAGTGAACGCCAGGTGTCGAAGCCGGATACCTCGGAACCGGCATCGGAAGAGCCGTTGCCGGTGAAGGAAAAGAAAAGCCTGATGGAGCGCAGCCTGGAAATCGCCAGCCTGGAGGCCAGGTTTGACCAGCAGCGGCAGGCCTATGCCAAGAAGCCCAGAGTCATGCGTGTTACGGCGGCCTCTACCCTGAAATCGACCAACGCCTGGTACGTGCAGAACTGGGTCAGCAAGGTGACGCGGGTCGGGAACATCAACTATCCTAAACAGGCTAGGCAGGCCGGCATCTATGGCAACTTGCGTATGCTGGTTTCCCTGAAGAAGGATGGCACAATCAAGGAACTGGCTATACTCGAATCATCCGGGAGTACCGTGCTTGACGATGCGGCAATACGCATCGTTCGAATGGCAGCACCCTTCGCGCCTTTCCCGGAAGATATGCGCGAGAATGTCGACGAACTGGAAATTATCCGCACCTGGGTATTCGAACGGCGGGGGCTGACATCAGGATGA
- a CDS encoding YqgE/AlgH family protein → MTASKHSPHSLRHQFLVASPYLQDPRFHGALIYLCEHSDEGALGLTVNHPLDIHLGEILEQLDMEGGELDVPVYGGGPVQPERGFVLHSPDVGWQNTARVSDDVLLTTSRDVLSDIGAGNGPENYLVCLGYAGWSEGQLEDELASNAWLTCPATPDILFRTPWEDRYQAVLKLIGIDLNQLSEFVGHA, encoded by the coding sequence ATGACAGCATCGAAACACTCTCCACACAGTCTGCGACACCAGTTTCTGGTGGCGTCTCCCTATTTGCAGGACCCCCGTTTCCACGGTGCGTTGATCTACCTGTGCGAGCACTCCGATGAAGGCGCCCTGGGACTGACGGTGAACCACCCCCTGGACATTCATCTCGGTGAAATCCTCGAACAATTGGACATGGAAGGTGGCGAACTGGACGTGCCCGTATACGGTGGTGGCCCGGTGCAGCCGGAACGCGGCTTCGTGCTGCATTCCCCCGATGTCGGCTGGCAGAATACAGCGCGGGTGTCTGACGATGTCCTGCTGACCACTTCCCGGGATGTGCTCTCCGACATTGGCGCCGGCAACGGGCCCGAAAACTATCTGGTGTGTCTGGGCTACGCAGGCTGGAGTGAAGGGCAGCTGGAAGACGAGCTGGCCAGTAACGCCTGGCTGACCTGCCCCGCCACCCCCGACATCCTGTTCCGCACCCCCTGGGAAGACCGCTACCAGGCTGTACTGAAACTGATCGGTATTGACCTCAACCAGCTCAGCGAGTTTGTTGGCCATGCCTGA
- the ruvX gene encoding Holliday junction resolvase RuvX: MPEAGNRRVMAFDFGTRRIGVASGQELLGTGKPLIMLTARDGVPDWDQIGRLLEEWKPDCVLVGLPLNMDDTENDMCARARKFGKRLHGRFHVEVEMVDERLTSFEAKGDVMAAGGSRDFGRDGVDDRAAVLILETWFHQQESRSA; the protein is encoded by the coding sequence ATGCCTGAGGCCGGAAACCGCCGGGTAATGGCCTTTGATTTCGGCACCCGGCGAATTGGTGTTGCCAGTGGCCAGGAGTTGCTCGGTACTGGCAAACCCCTGATCATGCTGACGGCCCGGGATGGCGTCCCGGACTGGGATCAGATTGGCCGCCTGTTGGAAGAATGGAAGCCGGATTGCGTGCTGGTAGGCCTGCCCCTGAACATGGACGATACCGAGAACGACATGTGTGCCCGGGCCCGTAAATTCGGTAAACGTTTGCACGGCCGCTTTCATGTCGAAGTGGAAATGGTGGACGAGCGCTTGACCAGTTTCGAGGCCAAAGGCGATGTCATGGCCGCCGGTGGCAGCCGTGATTTTGGCCGTGACGGGGTGGATGATCGCGCCGCCGTACTGATTCTGGAAACCTGGTTTCATCAGCAGGAATCCCGTTCTGCCTGA
- the pyrR gene encoding bifunctional pyr operon transcriptional regulator/uracil phosphoribosyltransferase PyrR, with amino-acid sequence MTALLDMDRLLDDLEAGLRRKLEERGVTAPALIGIRTGGVWLADVMSKRLGLKEPWGELDISFYRDDFSRIGLNPKVKPSSLPFSTEDRDIILIDDVIMSGRTIRAAMNEIFDYGRPASIILATLVDLGARELPVQPDVTGRVLALQSHQRVKLRGPDPLHIELQETGK; translated from the coding sequence ATGACTGCATTGCTTGATATGGACCGACTGCTGGACGACCTGGAAGCGGGCCTGCGCAGGAAGCTGGAAGAGCGGGGAGTGACAGCTCCGGCATTGATCGGCATTCGCACGGGCGGTGTCTGGCTTGCGGATGTCATGAGCAAGCGCCTGGGCCTGAAAGAACCCTGGGGCGAGCTGGATATCTCTTTTTACCGGGATGACTTCAGCCGCATCGGCCTGAACCCGAAAGTGAAACCGTCCAGCTTGCCTTTCAGCACCGAAGACCGGGACATTATCCTGATTGACGACGTCATCATGAGTGGCCGCACCATCCGCGCGGCGATGAATGAAATTTTCGATTATGGCCGGCCGGCGAGTATTATCCTCGCCACACTGGTGGATCTGGGCGCACGGGAGCTGCCGGTGCAGCCGGACGTAACCGGCCGGGTGCTGGCCCTGCAGTCTCACCAGCGGGTGAAATTGCGTGGCCCGGACCCTCTGCACATAGAATTACAGGAAACGGGCAAGTAA
- a CDS encoding aspartate carbamoyltransferase catalytic subunit, translating to MTANDPSSTSLQLTADGQLRHFLTLDGLNRTLLTEILDTADSFIEVGERSIKKVPLLRGRTVVNLFFESSTRTRSTFELAAKRLSADVLNLDINTSATSKGESLSDTLLNLEAMASDMFVVRHSQSGAPHFIAESVTPGVAIINAGDGRHAHPTQAMLDMLTIRQHKGRFEGLKVAIVGDVLHSRVARSQIRALNELGAAEVRVIAPATLLPRDVESLGCTVEYDMARGMKDLDVVIMLRLQKERMEGALLPSEREFYRLYGLNREKLALADPGCIVMHPGPINRGVEIESAVADGPQSVILNQVTNGIAIRMAVMSMAMGGQMAERNRKLAGRAEG from the coding sequence ATGACGGCAAACGACCCTTCCTCGACATCCCTTCAACTTACCGCCGACGGCCAGCTTCGGCATTTCCTGACTCTTGATGGCCTGAACCGGACGCTATTGACTGAAATTCTCGATACTGCAGATTCCTTTATTGAAGTGGGTGAGCGCAGCATCAAGAAAGTGCCGTTACTGCGGGGCCGTACCGTTGTGAACCTGTTCTTCGAATCCAGCACCCGCACCCGCAGCACCTTCGAGCTGGCGGCCAAGCGCCTGTCGGCGGACGTGCTCAACCTGGACATCAACACCTCCGCCACCTCCAAGGGTGAGTCCCTGTCCGACACCCTCCTGAACCTTGAGGCCATGGCCAGTGACATGTTCGTGGTACGCCATTCCCAGAGCGGTGCTCCTCACTTTATTGCCGAAAGCGTGACCCCGGGCGTGGCCATTATCAACGCCGGTGACGGCCGCCACGCCCACCCTACCCAGGCCATGCTGGATATGCTCACCATCCGTCAGCACAAGGGGCGTTTCGAGGGCCTGAAAGTTGCGATCGTGGGCGACGTGCTGCACTCGCGGGTGGCCCGTTCCCAGATCCGCGCCCTGAACGAACTGGGCGCCGCCGAAGTGCGGGTGATTGCACCGGCCACCCTGCTGCCAAGAGACGTGGAAAGCCTGGGCTGCACTGTGGAATACGACATGGCCCGGGGCATGAAGGATCTGGATGTGGTGATCATGTTGCGGCTGCAGAAGGAACGTATGGAAGGGGCGTTGCTGCCCAGCGAACGGGAGTTCTACCGGCTCTATGGCCTCAATCGGGAGAAACTGGCCCTGGCCGACCCCGGCTGCATCGTAATGCACCCGGGCCCCATCAACCGGGGTGTGGAGATAGAATCGGCGGTGGCCGATGGGCCGCAATCGGTGATCCTTAACCAGGTTACCAACGGCATCGCCATCCGCATGGCGGTGATGTCCATGGCCATGGGCGGCCAGATGGCAGAGCGCAATCGCAAGCTGGCAGGGAGGGCCGAGGGATGA
- a CDS encoding dihydroorotase, whose amino-acid sequence MSSLKITSGRLANTDAETTVLIRDGHIAALGEAAERESADRDFDAAGCILAPGFVDLCCNLREPGNGQKGNIASESLAAAHGGFTTLCASPDTSPVNDSGAVTNLILDVAAKRSAVRILPVGAITRGLEGDLLSDMAGLASAGCIALGNGARPVKNARVLRRCMAYAQTFGLTVMFSPENQALAADGYAHDGLVASRLGLLGIPEVAETAAVMEMLLLAEETGVRLHLSQLSCARSVEMLADARKRGIAVTADVAMHQLLFTEEALAGFDSRYHVRPPLRSEQDRQALLAGVRDGVIDAITSQHQPHDSAAKQAPMAATEPGLSTIESTLSMGLLLVERGELDRASLVRALTTGPASVIGRSAELREGAVADLCVFDPAASWRQGDTNLCSVGRHVPLPGKDLPGVVRLTLCNGRQAWPHNNL is encoded by the coding sequence ATGAGCAGCCTGAAGATTACCAGTGGCCGCCTGGCGAATACCGATGCTGAAACCACAGTCCTGATTCGCGATGGCCATATTGCCGCGCTAGGCGAGGCTGCTGAAAGAGAGTCTGCCGATCGCGACTTTGATGCTGCCGGCTGTATTCTGGCGCCCGGCTTTGTGGATCTGTGCTGCAACCTGCGTGAACCGGGCAATGGCCAGAAAGGTAATATTGCCTCGGAAAGCCTGGCCGCCGCTCACGGCGGATTCACAACCCTGTGTGCGTCTCCGGACACGTCGCCCGTGAACGATTCCGGGGCAGTCACCAATCTGATACTCGACGTCGCTGCCAAGCGTTCGGCGGTGCGGATACTGCCCGTGGGCGCTATCACCCGCGGCCTGGAAGGCGACCTGCTCAGCGATATGGCGGGCCTGGCCAGCGCTGGCTGTATTGCCCTGGGCAACGGTGCCCGTCCGGTGAAGAATGCGCGGGTGCTGCGCCGCTGCATGGCCTATGCCCAGACCTTCGGACTCACCGTGATGTTCAGCCCCGAGAACCAGGCCCTGGCGGCTGACGGTTACGCCCACGATGGCCTGGTGGCCTCCAGGCTGGGGCTGCTGGGTATTCCGGAAGTGGCGGAAACCGCTGCGGTCATGGAAATGCTGCTGCTGGCAGAAGAAACCGGCGTGCGGCTGCACCTGAGCCAGTTGTCCTGTGCCCGTAGCGTGGAAATGCTGGCCGATGCCCGCAAGCGCGGTATTGCAGTGACCGCTGATGTCGCCATGCACCAGTTGCTGTTTACCGAAGAGGCATTGGCCGGTTTCGACAGCCGCTACCATGTGCGGCCACCGCTGCGCTCGGAGCAAGACCGGCAGGCTCTGCTTGCCGGCGTACGTGACGGCGTGATCGATGCCATCACCAGCCAGCACCAGCCCCACGACTCCGCTGCCAAACAGGCACCCATGGCGGCCACTGAGCCAGGACTCTCTACCATCGAGAGCACTCTGTCGATGGGCCTGCTGCTGGTGGAGCGAGGGGAGCTGGACAGGGCAAGCCTGGTCCGGGCGCTAACCACTGGCCCGGCTTCGGTCATTGGTCGTTCTGCTGAACTGCGGGAAGGCGCGGTGGCAGACCTGTGCGTGTTTGACCCCGCTGCCAGCTGGAGGCAGGGCGACACCAACCTCTGTTCCGTGGGGCGCCACGTTCCTTTGCCCGGTAAAGATCTGCCAGGTGTGGTTCGGCTCACCCTGTGCAATGGACGACAGGCCTGGCCCCACAATAACCTGTAG